The Mycetohabitans endofungorum genome contains a region encoding:
- a CDS encoding hemerythrin domain-containing protein, with amino-acid sequence MVLSSLAALPVTAAIRADHTHVLAAFHRYRPDSPWWRKRAIVSVACTALEIHTQLEEEILYPALARVDPDDDVLKKSKPEHDAIRQTMEQLRGMGPDNAAYDSLFMQLMRTVIHHVADEETVLLPRAERALEAELASLGAAMTRRRVQLLGVRRPARIALDMAGTFPVATALLGTLTGIAVLRCFALHRPRGA; translated from the coding sequence ATGGTTTTATCCTCGCTTGCGGCGCTGCCCGTTACCGCTGCGATCCGCGCCGACCACACCCACGTGCTGGCGGCCTTCCATCGCTATCGCCCTGACTCGCCCTGGTGGCGCAAGCGCGCGATCGTTAGCGTCGCATGTACTGCGCTGGAGATCCACACACAGCTTGAAGAGGAAATTCTTTACCCGGCACTCGCACGCGTTGATCCGGATGATGACGTACTGAAAAAAAGCAAGCCCGAGCATGACGCGATACGGCAAACGATGGAACAACTGCGCGGCATGGGACCGGACAATGCGGCTTACGACAGTCTTTTCATGCAACTGATGCGTACCGTGATCCATCACGTCGCCGACGAAGAAACCGTGCTGCTACCGCGTGCCGAACGCGCGCTCGAAGCCGAGTTGGCGAGCCTGGGCGCGGCGATGACACGCCGGCGCGTCCAACTACTCGGAGTGCGCCGGCCGGCGCGCATCGCGCTCGATATGGCTGGCACCTTCCCGGTGGCCACGGCGCTGCTGGGCACGCTGACCGGCATCGCCGTATTGCGCTGCTTTGCACTCCATCGCCCCCGCGGTGCATAG
- a CDS encoding ferritin-like domain-containing protein: MARKTLEDLFIHSLSEIYSAEKQLTRALGKLARASTNPELAQAFETHLQETHEQVERIDQVVEKCGIKLKRIKCVAMEGLIEEGTELLDEIGKGPVLDAGLIGAAQKVEHYEIASYGTLCALAKQLGKDDAVPLLKATLEEEKATDQKLTQFAEKVGNPQASQA, encoded by the coding sequence ATGGCACGCAAGACCTTGGAAGACCTGTTTATCCATTCGTTATCTGAGATCTACAGTGCAGAGAAGCAATTGACACGCGCACTTGGCAAGCTAGCGCGCGCCAGCACGAATCCTGAACTTGCACAGGCCTTCGAGACGCATTTGCAGGAAACGCATGAGCAGGTCGAGCGCATCGATCAGGTGGTCGAGAAATGCGGCATCAAGCTGAAACGGATCAAATGCGTAGCAATGGAGGGGCTAATCGAGGAAGGCACGGAACTGCTGGACGAAATCGGGAAGGGGCCCGTGCTCGATGCGGGGCTGATCGGTGCAGCCCAGAAAGTAGAGCACTATGAGATTGCGTCTTACGGCACGCTGTGCGCGCTCGCGAAACAGCTCGGTAAGGACGACGCGGTGCCGTTGCTCAAGGCGACGCTTGAAGAGGAGAAGGCGACCGATCAGAAGCTGACGCAGTTTGCCGAGAAGGTCGGCAATCCGCAGGCTAGCCAAGCCTAA
- a CDS encoding SIR2 family protein has translation MTEHIDPQRNPRRRSGPTSSSRSRQAPIKFAQAIHALARHGDPAVGNVTFVLGAGFSHAWDTRYPTGADLFDFTDDDWTSESPFLEDFLRMTQIDRTVGLNRSAFLDIVYQVGMLKKYPLIRNRYVDEFYLELVERELRYAVLRKFHQHTTPPTLVGDMLSFGQPLSDAQTAISSLFAALQEHAGAASTGERPAPRIGVNFLTTNYDFVIEAMVDTALRRAHSRELYRGFTPSAWCGEMDRRAVAVPFAGGHLLKLNGGFEIYRHDGHFEVDYRRRDTQILRSNPPDIMLPSRAQDYDQPYFQALFPKAVRLLRESRIVVLVGYSFPDEDALVRLLLRQFAEAPTDGRQRALYYIDLNDVQTQLDHARSVFPHASVSGGLAVLPWRGSFSEWCSIAVRSL, from the coding sequence ATGACGGAACACATCGACCCACAACGCAACCCGCGCCGACGCAGCGGTCCAACCTCCTCATCACGATCCCGACAAGCGCCGATCAAGTTTGCGCAAGCCATCCATGCGCTGGCGCGGCACGGCGATCCCGCGGTGGGTAACGTGACGTTCGTGCTCGGCGCCGGGTTCTCCCACGCATGGGACACTCGCTATCCGACCGGCGCCGATTTATTCGACTTTACCGATGACGACTGGACGAGCGAGTCTCCATTCTTGGAAGACTTTCTGCGTATGACGCAGATCGATCGCACTGTCGGGCTAAACCGATCCGCGTTTCTCGACATCGTCTATCAGGTAGGCATGTTGAAAAAGTATCCGCTGATCCGCAACCGATACGTCGATGAGTTTTATCTGGAACTGGTCGAGCGAGAATTGCGCTATGCGGTGCTTCGCAAGTTCCACCAGCACACCACGCCTCCCACCCTAGTCGGCGACATGCTTTCGTTCGGCCAGCCGCTCAGCGACGCACAGACAGCGATCAGTTCGCTGTTTGCCGCGCTGCAGGAGCACGCGGGCGCGGCGTCGACTGGCGAGCGGCCCGCACCCCGCATCGGCGTGAATTTCCTGACGACGAACTACGACTTTGTCATTGAGGCGATGGTAGACACAGCGCTCCGACGTGCCCATTCGCGCGAGTTGTATCGAGGCTTCACGCCGTCCGCGTGGTGCGGTGAGATGGACAGGCGTGCGGTAGCGGTGCCCTTTGCAGGCGGTCATCTGCTGAAACTCAATGGGGGGTTTGAGATCTATCGGCATGACGGTCATTTTGAAGTCGACTATCGTCGCCGCGACACGCAGATACTGCGCAGCAACCCGCCGGATATCATGCTGCCCTCGCGCGCCCAGGACTACGACCAACCCTATTTCCAGGCGTTGTTCCCGAAGGCCGTGCGGCTGCTGCGCGAGTCCCGGATCGTCGTGCTGGTCGGCTACAGTTTCCCCGATGAGGACGCACTGGTGCGACTGCTGCTGCGTCAATTCGCCGAGGCGCCCACCGATGGACGCCAGCGTGCGCTGTACTACATCGATCTCAATGACGTTCAGACACAGCTTGATCATGCAAGAAGCGTCTTTCCCCATGCCAGCGTGTCCGGAGGCCTCGCGGTATTGCCGTGGCGGGGCAGTTTCAGCGAATGGTGCAGTATTGCCGTTCGCTCACTATGA
- a CDS encoding DUF2894 domain-containing protein, whose protein sequence is MNAVNHSETHARARLDAWRASGADRLDPVRFRFIDALERRTAGHVGAVRHRLERRLGELLDAYAADLERADPCCGNAAAKTASREPGGPTLAALLDYIAARKHAHGDAGATAAAPHPVSDPEPATLEYFRKTWARVRIEKQLRQSLNQVPRNAGPLNSSSLVHRSLLLMRELSPGYLQQFLAYADTLSWMEQWNSGSPASVKDTARAAVARKSARSKSR, encoded by the coding sequence GTGAACGCCGTGAACCATAGCGAAACGCATGCGCGGGCCCGGCTTGACGCATGGCGAGCATCCGGCGCCGATCGGCTGGACCCGGTACGCTTCCGCTTTATCGACGCACTGGAGCGGCGCACGGCCGGGCATGTCGGCGCGGTGCGACACCGCCTGGAGCGCCGGCTTGGCGAGTTACTGGATGCGTATGCCGCTGATCTCGAGCGGGCGGATCCCTGCTGCGGCAACGCAGCTGCCAAAACGGCATCACGCGAGCCCGGGGGCCCTACGCTCGCGGCGTTGCTCGACTACATCGCCGCGCGCAAACACGCGCACGGCGATGCCGGCGCCACTGCCGCTGCGCCGCACCCCGTGTCCGATCCGGAGCCGGCAACGCTGGAGTATTTCAGAAAGACCTGGGCCAGGGTCCGCATTGAAAAGCAGCTTCGGCAATCGCTAAACCAAGTGCCGAGAAATGCCGGTCCGCTCAATTCCAGCAGTCTCGTGCATCGGTCGCTTTTGTTGATGCGCGAATTGTCGCCCGGGTATCTACAGCAGTTCCTCGCGTACGCAGACACATTATCGTGGATGGAGCAATGGAATAGCGGAAGCCCGGCATCGGTCAAGGACACCGCGCGTGCCGCCGTTGCCCGCAAGAGTGCCAGAAGCAAATCGCGCTGA